ATCTCCCATACGGAATCTATATTAGCTTAGCTACCATAACCATGCTCAAGCATCCTAAAACAACAATCCCCATCACTTTCTTGATCTCCCTTTTGGTTCAGTAATGGCATCTTCCATTCTTGAGAAAACCTCGGTCTCTAACTTCATTTCAAACTCTGCACACTTCTTTTTCTCTTCTTCTGCACGCTCATCTACAATAATCTGCTCAAGTATGCCTAATCGAAATTTCAATGCTTCAGTCTCATCAACCAACGCCTCATCAACCCATTGGTATGTGTGATTATCGTTACTCAGCTACAAACAAAGACATTTCGATTATGTCACTTTATACATTTTGATTCTATTAACCCACACTGGAAGAAGAACAATAGCATTCATGTAAAGGGTAAACTAACCCTGTTCTCAGCCGCAAATGCACATCGATAGTATCTCCTGTAAGGATTCGCTGCAGACTTGGATATCAACGACACGACCAATTCCCCACACCAACATCTCTTTGGCACACCAACAACCCTACCTCTTGCTCGAGCGGCAGAAGTTCCACTTGAATTTGCAGATTCATTACTCATCTTTTATGGGTTTCTCACTCTGTTTTGTTTTCTGGTTTTTTCAGATTTTAGGGTTCCAAAAGGGGAAATCGATGTGGGGAAGATTAATAGTGGTTCGGGTCGGGTTCTATTCTCTATTTTGTTGGATATTCGTCTGGGTCGCGTCATACCAATATCAACCGATACCATCGGGTTTAATATCGGTTAATGTTATAAACCACTAAAACCAAGCTCAGTCTTAGTCTGTGTAGAAATGAGTTTCGATCTTTAAATTTGGGGGGAAATAGGTTGAGGTAGTTTAATTGTGGCTAATTATGATGACGGTGAAATTTTGTGTGGATCTGTTACTATATGATAGTTATGGTGTGGAAATAAGTCGTCAACCCAAAAAGAAAATCAGATTCAGAGAAGAGAGAAGGGAAATCAGAAAAGGTTACCTGCAAATCTAGATACTTGCTTGAGTTGATTCTATGTGTTCAGTTGATTCTACACTTTCTTTATTTACATGCAGTAAATGAGGTCAGTAGAGGGGTTAGTCAGACATGATTAGTTAAGTTGCTGGATGAATGTAATTGGTTGCTAAGCTAGGTTATTGCACAGAAAGTACTCCTAAGTTAAGATTGATTTGATGTGGTTGCAATACTGTTTAGGTGATGATAGTAAATTATTAAATTATGTGAGTCCCTGTTGTTTCAAAAACACCTTTCAGAGAGACTGCTCATTGTTTTTGCTTGAGGACAAGCAAAAGAGTAAGTCTTGAGGTGCTGATATACCTTGGATTTTTCAATTTTTAGTCATGGTATATAAGTGTTTTTAAATACCTTATAGTTATTTTGGAGTCTTTTTAGTATGATTTCAGGTTTTGGAGTGATTTGGAGGAAAGTGGTGATTTTGGTGCATTTTGGAGAGAAAATGACAAAGGCCCAAAGTTGACCATCAACCACGACTATCGATCGATGGGTGAAGGCAACAATCGATCGACACACACCATGTGGTCTCGATCGACGGCGAAGGGCGCAGAAGCCAAATTGGGTTCCAGCCGACTTAAAGCCCAAGTCCCACAGGAATTACCAGATTACCCCTGACGAGTTTTAACCTAATATTTATGTGCTCTGCCATTGCTCTAGGCAACACACGCTTTCATACTTTTCTACTTTTAATACATAAAAATACTTAGAGTCTTAGGTTTGGAGAGAAGATTCAAGAATTCCTTCAGAGC
The DNA window shown above is from Brassica oleracea var. oleracea cultivar TO1000 chromosome C3, BOL, whole genome shotgun sequence and carries:
- the LOC106334444 gene encoding uncharacterized protein At4g04775-like: MSNESANSSGTSAARARGRVVGVPKRCWCGELVVSLISKSAANPYRRYYRCAFAAENRLSNDNHTYQWVDEALVDETEALKFRLGILEQIIVDERAEEEKKKCAEFEMKLETEVFSRMEDAITEPKWEIKKVMGIVVLECLSMVVVAKLI